TTCATATTTATAATGACTTGCATCGTCTTTGTTCATATCGAATTTTTGAAGACAGAAATAGCAAGTCTCTATTTTTCCTCCATTTTCACATTCACATTTATAATTATTTTGTTCTTCTATTTTAACACCCCTATAGTGATTTGGATATTTATTTAGGATATTTTACTTTTTAATAATTTATGTATACAATCACTTTTTCTTATACTTTACAAGTTGGTTATCTAAGTTCAGAAAAAAATTTTACCTTGAAACAACAAAATTATAACTATGATAGTCAAGGGAAAAAGAAGGAAAGTTGCATGGGGCATAACTGGAAGTGGCGAAAAGATTATGGAAACTGTAGAGATTATGGAAAAAATGAAAAAGAAGTACAGAAAAATCTATGATATTAGAGTTTTCATTTCCAAAGCCGGTGATCAAGTTTTAAAATATTATAATCTTTCAAATACATTGGAAACAATTTTTGATAAAACTTGGACGGAAATAAATGCAAATGCACCTTTTTTAGCTGGACAAATTCAACTTGGGAGTTATGAATTTCTCTTGGTAGCACCAGCAACCTCTAACACAGTAGCAAAGATATCACTAAGGATAGCTGACACATTACTTACAAATGCGGCTATAATGGGTCAGAAAACATCGACACCTATCTATATTATGCCAACAGACTTTAGAGAGGGAAGTGTAATTACACAGCTACCTAATGGAAAAGATCTAGAATTAAAAATTACTCATGAAGATGCTGAACACGTTGAAAAACTATCTAAAATGCCCAACACCTTCGTTTTTGAACATCCCAATGAAATACCTTCTATATTTGAGAAGCATTCTGGCAATTAAACAGTTGTTGATAAAAACTGCAAAGTCACACTTAGATTGAACAGTCCATCATCGTTAGCAGTCATGTCAGAAATTCCTCTGAAGTAGTGGTCAACATCTCCTGCACCTGCGATATTCAATGCTAACGGTTCAACTTCGTCAATTCCTTTGAAAAAATTACCAATATCTATTATTTCGGCTTCAGATCCTTTAAAATTTACTACAACACTGCCTCCAGTCCGTGACTGTATTGTAACATGTTGATCATCTACTTCTAGTTTTTCTTCACTTTTTTTTGTATTTGCTCTATTTTTTATGAATACTATATTGGATTTTTCCATCTTTAATCACCTATACCTAGCTAATAGAAGTTTTTTAAAACAAATCAATAGTTATATATTAGACAGGGCAGTATAAACTTTTTTTTATTTGAAATGTTTATATCACTATTTACTTTAAAAAGGATAATAAAATAATCAAAAGGGTTTTATTAGAACTTGTAGCCTATTTCTCTTAAGAATTTTTTCCTGAATATTATATCATCTTCAGTTTCAATTCCGACCGGTTTAAAACCATCAATAACTCCAATTATTCCTCTTCCTTGTTCTGTTTCTGCGATAAGTATCTCAATTGGATTTGCAGTAGCACAAAATAGGTTTACAACTTCGGGAACACTTTTTATTCGTTGTAACACATTAATGGGAAATGCATTTTTTAGAAATATTAAAAATGAATGTCCACATCCAATTTCTAGCATCTTTTCTCCGGCAAGTTCTGATAATTCGTCACTATTACCTTCAATTCTTACAAGACAGTCTCCAGATGCTTCACTAAATGCTATTCCAAATTTTGCACCAGGCACTGTATTAAATATGGCTTCATACAAATCTTCAATTGTTTTTATGAAATGACTTTGTCCCAATATTATATTACAATCTTCTGGAGCTTCCAATTTAACTACTTTTATTTGCATGTCCATAAAAAACCTCCATTTTTGTTATAATGAATTTTATAGTCTTCATAATTATTCAATTTATCTAACTTTCAATAATTTTAATTGGATTGGTTGAAATCATTTTCAAAAATTACTTTAAATTTAGGAGCGATCATTATATATAACAGAATTTTAAATAAATTGTCATTAACAATCATTATAAATATTTTAGAGTTTGAAAATTTCTAGCTTTTAATAAAATCAAACTAAAAAGTGTCCATGTTTTTAATTTATGAGAGGTTTCAACATGAAAGAGAAAATGAAAGAAATTGCTCAACGTGTTTCAGAGTTAAGGGAACTTTCTGATATTGGTATAGATGAAATGGCAAACCAATTGAATGTTCCTGTTGAAACTTATATGGGTTACGAAGAAGGAAAAAATGATATATCTGCAAGTGTACTTTACGAAATAGCCCAGAAATTGAATGTGGATATGGGGCTACTGCTCACTGGAGAAGAAACTAGAATGCATATATTCGCAGTTACTAGGAAAGGTAAAGGTGTGAGAGTTGAAAGAAGAAAAGAGTACAAATACGAGAACCTCGCTGAAAAATTCATACATAAGAAAGCCGAACCATTCATAGTATCTGTTAAACCAAAGACCCAATTAGGAAAACCTTTAACCAACTCACATCCAGGCCAAGAATTCAACTATGTTATCGAAGGAACCTTGAAAATTTACATACACGATAATGAAATTGTTCTAGAAAAGGGCGATTCAATATTCTTCGATTCATCTTATGAACATGCAATGGAAGCACTAAATGATAAAAAAGCTAAATTTTTAGCTATAATTCTTTAAAACAACCAGATATATATTATAATCAGAGAAAATTAAAAATAAACTGTAAGTTTGGGAGATAGTGTTAAAGGGGTATTACAATGTCATCGTTACTAAATAAATTCGTTCCAAAAATGGAATTCGATTCATATCAAGATTTTGAAAAGAACTTTAAGATAGAAGTTCCTGAAAAATTTAACTTCGCATACGACGTAGTTGATGAGTATGCTGAGAAGGATCCTGAAAAGATTGCAATGGTCTGGTGTGATGACAATTCAGAAAAAATTTTTACATTCAAGGAAATGAAAACCTACAGTGATAAGGCTGCAAATCTTTTTAAAAACTATGGTATTGCCAAGGGCGATACAGTTATGCTTACATTAAAGAGTAGATACGAATTTTGGTTTTGTCTGCTGGCACTTAATAAGATAGGTGCAATACCTATCCCCGCAACGCATATGCTCAAGTCAAAGGATATTGTTTACAGAATTAAAAGTGCAGATATAAAGATGATGGTTTGTATAGCTGAGGACCAAGTTCCTGAATGTGTTGACAAGGCAGAAAAGGCTATTGGCGATAGAAAACTGATCAAATCAGTTGTTGGTGGGAAAGAGAGACCAGGATGGATAAATTTCAGGGAAGAACTTGAAAATACTTCAGAAGAATTTAAACGTCCCACAGGAAAAAATTCAACATCAAATGAAGATGCATCAGTTGTTTATTTTTCATCAGGAACAACAGGGCTTCCAAAAATGATACTCCACGATTTCACCTATCCGCTAGGGCATATAATAACCGCTAAGTACTGGCAGAATGTTGTTGATAATGGGCTTCATTACACAGTAGCAGACACTGGCTGGGCCAAATGTTTATGGGGAAAAATATATGGACAGTGGATAGCAGGAAGTGCAGTATTTGTTTATGATTATGAACGTTTCGACGCTGCTCAAATGCTTGAAAAAGCATCAAAACATGGTGTGACCACATTTTGTGCGCCTCCGACTATTTACAGGTTTTTAATCAAGGAAGACCTTTCAAACTATGATTTTTCAACCTTAAAATACGCAGTAACTGCGGGTGAACCATTAAATCCCGAAGTTTATAATAAATTCTATGAATTTACAGGTTTAAGATTAATGGAGGGATTTGGGCAAACGGAAACAGTGGTGAGTATAGCCAATTTCCCATGGATGGATCCCAGACCAGGTTCAATGGGAAAACCTTCCCCTGGATACGATATGCTGTTAATGGACAAACATGGTAAGATATGTGATATTGGTGAAGAGGGCGAACTAGTTGTTAAAACAATTGATAAAAAACCCCCTGGTCTCTTTGGAGGATATTATAAGGATAAAGTCAAAACTGACCAAGCATGGCACGATGGATATTATCATACAGGAGACACAGCTTGGAAAGATGAGGACGGATATTTATGGTTTGTTGGAAGGAATGATGATATCATTAAAAGTTCTGGTTACCGTATAGGTCCCTTTGAGGTTGAAAGTGCAGTTATATCCCATCCTTCAGTACTTGAATGTGCAATAACAGGTGTTCCACATCCTGTAAGGGGCCAAGTTGTTAAAGCTACCATTGTATTGGCCAAAGGTTATGAACCTTCTGAAGAGCTTAAGAAAGAAATTCAAAATCATGTAAAAAGTGTTACAGCTCCTTATAAATATCCTAGAGTAATTGAATTCGTTGATGAGCTTCCTAAAACTATAAGTGGAAAAATAAGACGTATAGACATAAGGGAAAAAGACAAAGAGGAACAAAATTAACACTATTAATTGGATGTGACAATAACACCAGGTAATAGGATTAAATGAGTATTAATTTTATTATTAAATGTGATTGAGCATTTAAAAATTTTATAAATGTAATTTATAAATTATTATATATACAAATCAAGAAAGATTGATATTATGTCTGAAAAAAAGGATAAAAAGGAACCATATCCTGTAATAAACACTTTAGAGTGTAAAGAATGTGAGAGATGTATTTTAGCATGTAGAAAGGGCGTTCTAAAGATAAGTAGTTCCCTGAATGAAAGAGGATATCATTATGTTGAATACACTGGTGAAGGATGTACAGGTTGTGGAGACTGCTATTACACCTGTCCAGAACCTTTAGCAATTGAAGTACATATACCTAAGCGATCTAAAGATAAAAAGAAGAAAAAAAATGAGGAGGAAACTGAATGGCAACACAGCTCATTAAAGGAAACACAGCCGTTGTAATAGGGGCTATGTATGCGGGATGCGATTGTTACTTTGGATATCCAATTACCCCAGCCACAGAAGTCCTCCATGAAGCATCCAAATATTTTCCTATGACTGGAAGAAAATTTGTTCAAGCCGAATCAGAAGAAGCCGCTATAAACATGGTTTATGGTGCGTCGGCAGCAGGTCACAGGGTTATGACAGCATCATCAGGTCCGGGTATAAGCCTTAAACAGGAAGGAATGTCTTTTCTAGCAGGAGCTGAATTACCATGTGTTCTTGTGGACATAATGCGGGCTGGACCAGGTTTGGGTAATATTGGACCGGAACAGGCAGATTATACACAGCTCGTGAAGGGTGGAGGACATGGTAACTATAGAAACATAGTTTTAGCACCTAACTCTGTTCAAGAAATGTGTGATTTTACAATGAAAGCATTCGAACTTGCAGATAAATACAGAAACCCCGTGGTTGTACTGGCAGATGGAGTATTGGGTCAAATGGTTGAGCCTTTACAATTCCCTGAAAATGCTTTTAAACCCTCTATAAACACATCATGGGCTGTTTGTGGGAATAAAGAAACAAAAAGTAATTTAGTTACATCTATATTCCTAGATTTTGACCAGCTTGAAGATTTTAACTTTAATTTACAGAATAAATATAGAATTATAAAGGAAAATGAAGTTGAATTTGAAGAATTTGCAATGGAAGATGCTGAAATAATTCTAGTTGCATATGGGATAAGCAGTAGAATAGCTAGATCAGCTGTTGAACAGGCAAGGAAACATGGGATAAAAGTTGGATTATTCAGACCAAAAACACTCTTTCCATTTCCTGAAAAAGCTCTAAAAAAGATAGCAGAAGAAAGGGAATGCAAATTCATATCTGTTGAAATGAGCAACGGGCAGATGATGGAAGACATAATCTTGGCAATAGGTTGCAGTAGACCAGTAGAATTAATCAATAGAATGGGCGGAAATCTTGTGGATGTAGAAAATATAACCAAAAAGGTAATAGAAATTGCTGGAGGTAAATAAATGTCAAACAAGATTGAAGATCCCACAGAAAAGATTTTAAGAAAACCAAAATCTATTCTCGATGAATTTCCCCGTAAAGGTGGAAGTGCACCTACAGCAACTCATTATTGTCCGGGATGCGGACATGGAATTCTTCACAAACTTATTGGAGAGGCAGTTGACGAGTTAAATATCCAGGATAGAATGGTAATGACTAGTCCGGTGGGATGTGCTGTTTTTGCCTATTACTACTTTGATTGTGGCCATGTACAAGTTGCACATGGAAGGGCACCTGCAGTTGGAACAGGAATATCACGAGCAGAAGACAATGCAATTGTGATATTGTATCAAGGAGACGGGGATCTTGCTTCAATAGGATTAAATGAAACTATTCAAGCTGCCAATCGAGGAGAAAAAATGGCTGTTTTCTTTATAAATAATACAGTGTATGGAATGACTGGTGGTCAAATGGCACCTACAACACTTGTTGGTGAAGTCACAGTAACCTGTCAAGAAGGAAGAGACCCTAGATTCACAGGATACCCACTGCACATGAGTGAACTTTTAAACAACCTCAAAGCACCTGTTTTCATTGAAAGGGCTTCACTTTCAGATCCTTCACATATAAGAAAAGCTAAAAAGGCGGTTAAAAAAGCACTTGAAATTCAGAGAGATGGCAAGGGTTATGCATTTGTTGAACTTTTATCACCTTGCCCAACCAATCTAAGACAAGATGCAGAGGGTGCAGAAAAATTTTTGAATGAAAAAATGGAGGTTGAATTTCCATTAGTTAATTTCAGGGATAGAACATCCGAGGTTGAACCTTTATGTAGAGGTAAAAGTGTTTTTTCAAAGGAATTACTGGATAATATATTTGAAGTTGATAGTGGAAGTTCAATGGAACCATTGGATGATCCTGACTTTGAAACAAAGGTTATCAAAATATCCGGATTTGGAGGACAGGGTGTTTTAAGTATGGGCCTCATAATTGCCCGAGCTGCATGCAAAGCACGCCGTTATGTTTCATGGTACCCTTCATATGGTCCAGAACAGCGAGGAGGAACATCAAACTGCACAGTAATAATATCTGGGGAAATAATTGGTTCTCCAGTAGTGCACAATCCGGATATATTGGTAGCACTTAATAAACCTTCTCTTGAAGAATTTGCACCAAGGGTTAAAAATGGTGGTACTATACTCTATGATTCGAAAATTGGAGAATTCATTACTCAAGAAAATATCAAGGCTATTGGAGTTCCTGCAATGAAAATAGCAAAGGAAAAAGGAGTTGGAAAGGCTGCTAATACTGCGATGCTGGGTGTTTTAATGGCGATTTCAAAGGAACTTTCTGAGGAAGTTTTCAAGGATGCTGTAAAACAGGCTTTTGCAAAAAAACCTAAATTAATTCCTGTTAATCTGGATATATTGGAATCAGGTTCAAAATGGGCTCATAAAAATTTAGAAATTGATAAATAGGGATTGGAATATATTTTCATCCTATTTTTTTTAATAGTACTGAATCTGATGCTTATTTATTTTTATTTATTATTTTTAAAGTCAAAATGGATTGAAACTTTTGTTTGATGTCTAAATTTGTTTCAAAGTATATCTGAATTTGTAATATATTCATAAAACTAATATAACTGATTAAAAATGAATATTTATCCCTTATAACTCTTTAAATTCCTTTTAAAACAAAGTTTAAGTAGAACAAACAATAAAATATATATTAGAATTAGTTTTTTATTATATTTTTAGGGAGGTTTGTAATGTCAATAGATTCATCAAAAAAGGACGTTAGTATTGTTCTTTGCGGAGAAGCAGGTCAAGGTATCCAAACTGTAGAAAATATACTTGTTAAGGCAATTAAAAAGAGTGG
This sequence is a window from Methanobacterium sp. SMA-27. Protein-coding genes within it:
- a CDS encoding 3-methyl-2-oxobutanoate dehydrogenase subunit VorB is translated as MATQLIKGNTAVVIGAMYAGCDCYFGYPITPATEVLHEASKYFPMTGRKFVQAESEEAAINMVYGASAAGHRVMTASSGPGISLKQEGMSFLAGAELPCVLVDIMRAGPGLGNIGPEQADYTQLVKGGGHGNYRNIVLAPNSVQEMCDFTMKAFELADKYRNPVVVLADGVLGQMVEPLQFPENAFKPSINTSWAVCGNKETKSNLVTSIFLDFDQLEDFNFNLQNKYRIIKENEVEFEEFAMEDAEIILVAYGISSRIARSAVEQARKHGIKVGLFRPKTLFPFPEKALKKIAEERECKFISVEMSNGQMMEDIILAIGCSRPVELINRMGGNLVDVENITKKVIEIAGGK
- the afpA gene encoding archaeoflavoprotein AfpA; the encoded protein is MIVKGKRRKVAWGITGSGEKIMETVEIMEKMKKKYRKIYDIRVFISKAGDQVLKYYNLSNTLETIFDKTWTEINANAPFLAGQIQLGSYEFLLVAPATSNTVAKISLRIADTLLTNAAIMGQKTSTPIYIMPTDFREGSVITQLPNGKDLELKITHEDAEHVEKLSKMPNTFVFEHPNEIPSIFEKHSGN
- a CDS encoding 2-oxoacid:acceptor oxidoreductase family protein, with product MSNKIEDPTEKILRKPKSILDEFPRKGGSAPTATHYCPGCGHGILHKLIGEAVDELNIQDRMVMTSPVGCAVFAYYYFDCGHVQVAHGRAPAVGTGISRAEDNAIVILYQGDGDLASIGLNETIQAANRGEKMAVFFINNTVYGMTGGQMAPTTLVGEVTVTCQEGRDPRFTGYPLHMSELLNNLKAPVFIERASLSDPSHIRKAKKAVKKALEIQRDGKGYAFVELLSPCPTNLRQDAEGAEKFLNEKMEVEFPLVNFRDRTSEVEPLCRGKSVFSKELLDNIFEVDSGSSMEPLDDPDFETKVIKISGFGGQGVLSMGLIIARAACKARRYVSWYPSYGPEQRGGTSNCTVIISGEIIGSPVVHNPDILVALNKPSLEEFAPRVKNGGTILYDSKIGEFITQENIKAIGVPAMKIAKEKGVGKAANTAMLGVLMAISKELSEEVFKDAVKQAFAKKPKLIPVNLDILESGSKWAHKNLEIDK
- a CDS encoding adenosine-specific kinase, encoding MDMQIKVVKLEAPEDCNIILGQSHFIKTIEDLYEAIFNTVPGAKFGIAFSEASGDCLVRIEGNSDELSELAGEKMLEIGCGHSFLIFLKNAFPINVLQRIKSVPEVVNLFCATANPIEILIAETEQGRGIIGVIDGFKPVGIETEDDIIFRKKFLREIGYKF
- a CDS encoding AMP-binding protein; amino-acid sequence: MSSLLNKFVPKMEFDSYQDFEKNFKIEVPEKFNFAYDVVDEYAEKDPEKIAMVWCDDNSEKIFTFKEMKTYSDKAANLFKNYGIAKGDTVMLTLKSRYEFWFCLLALNKIGAIPIPATHMLKSKDIVYRIKSADIKMMVCIAEDQVPECVDKAEKAIGDRKLIKSVVGGKERPGWINFREELENTSEEFKRPTGKNSTSNEDASVVYFSSGTTGLPKMILHDFTYPLGHIITAKYWQNVVDNGLHYTVADTGWAKCLWGKIYGQWIAGSAVFVYDYERFDAAQMLEKASKHGVTTFCAPPTIYRFLIKEDLSNYDFSTLKYAVTAGEPLNPEVYNKFYEFTGLRLMEGFGQTETVVSIANFPWMDPRPGSMGKPSPGYDMLLMDKHGKICDIGEEGELVVKTIDKKPPGLFGGYYKDKVKTDQAWHDGYYHTGDTAWKDEDGYLWFVGRNDDIIKSSGYRIGPFEVESAVISHPSVLECAITGVPHPVRGQVVKATIVLAKGYEPSEELKKEIQNHVKSVTAPYKYPRVIEFVDELPKTISGKIRRIDIREKDKEEQN
- a CDS encoding helix-turn-helix domain-containing protein; translated protein: MKEKMKEIAQRVSELRELSDIGIDEMANQLNVPVETYMGYEEGKNDISASVLYEIAQKLNVDMGLLLTGEETRMHIFAVTRKGKGVRVERRKEYKYENLAEKFIHKKAEPFIVSVKPKTQLGKPLTNSHPGQEFNYVIEGTLKIYIHDNEIVLEKGDSIFFDSSYEHAMEALNDKKAKFLAIIL
- a CDS encoding ferredoxin family protein, whose product is MSEKKDKKEPYPVINTLECKECERCILACRKGVLKISSSLNERGYHYVEYTGEGCTGCGDCYYTCPEPLAIEVHIPKRSKDKKKKKNEEETEWQHSSLKETQPL